The following DNA comes from Mucisphaera calidilacus.
ACCCAGTACCGCCAGACCTCGGACGAGCCGACGCTGCTGGTCGGGGATGCGGTGCTGCCGGACCTGCGCCTGATGATCGATGCGCTCTCCCGGGTGACGCCGGTGGAGGATGACGCGGGCGAGGCCGTGCTCAGACCGAAGGAATTGGCGGCGCGGTGGTCGGTCAGTCTGAAAACCCTCGACCGTTACCGGGGGCTGGGGCTGCGGTGGCGCTGGCGACCGGCGGAGCGGCCGACGGCACGGCATCCGATCGAGCTGGTCTACACGATGTCGGCGGTGCGCTATTTCGAGGGGCGACACGCCAAGCGTCTGGGACGGGCTGCGTCCAGCGGCGGCTGGTCGGGCGATGAAATCGAAGGGGCGCTGGTGCGGGCCAGGCGGCTGATGCAGCGCAGCGACGCGACGGCGAACCGGGTGGCGCGGTTTGTCGCGGGCAAGCACCACCGCCCTGCCGAGACGCTGCGTCGGCGATTGCTGGCGGAGGCCTCGGGGACCGGCAGGCTCAGCGAGCGGGACGCGGCGGTGATCGAGCGTGCGCACCGGATGGGCGTGCCGATGGCCAAGATCACCGAGCGCTTCGGGCGGAGTCGTGCTTCGGTCTACCGGATCCTGCAGGGCCGTCGTGCGCGGGCGCTCAAGAGCGTGGCGATCACCTTCGCAAGTGGCGCTACCCCCCTGCCGGAGCAGGATGTCTCGTTCAAGGACGTTGCGTCGCAAGCGGCATCGCCGGCGGTGACGACAGCGGTCCGACAACTGCCCGAGTCGCTGCGCGGCGTATTCGGGCATGCGTCACTCACGCATGCGGCGGAAACCTCGCTGCTTTCGCGGATGCACCGGCTGCGTGCGACGGCGGGTGAGCTGCGCGACCGGCTCGACCCCTCAAAACCCAGGGCGGGCGACATGGACCGGATGGAGCGTTGTCTGGCAGAAGCGGACGAGCTTCGGCGGCGCGTCGCTCGGCATCAGGGCGGGCTGCTCGCCGTGGTCGTGCGCCAGCACCTGATCGATCGCGACGAGTTGAACGAGCGCACACTGCTCGAGCGGCTGTCGGTCGCGCTCGACGAACTGGGCGCGGCTCTGACCGAGTACGACCCGTGGCAGGCGACGTCGTTCGAGCGCACGCTCCGGCTGAGGCTCCAGCGACGGCTCTCGGCGATCGCGCCCCCCGCGGCGGGCAGCAGGGCGCGGAAGCGCAGCGACACCCGGGTGTTGACCGAATCCCTGATCCAGCGGTGCGAAGCGCTCGGCCTGAAAGCGGATTAAAGCCCGCGGTACTCCGCCTCGGAGGTGCACGTCTCGCGGACGCGGACGACCGAAAGCTCGGGCAGGTCGTCGGCGAGCCGGTCCCAGACCCATTTGGCGAGCATCTCGGCGGTCGGGTTCTCAAGGCCGTCGATGTCGTTGAGCACGCGGTGATCGAGCTCGTGCTTGATGGGGTCGAGCAGGGCCTTGATCTCGCCGAAGTCGCGGAGATAACCCAGAGCGGGGTCGACCTCGCCCTCGATGACGACGTCGACCTTGAAAGAGTGGCCGTGCATGCGGCGGCACTTGTGCCCCTCGGGGAAGCTGGGGAGCCAGTGTGCCGACTCGAAGTCGATGGTTTTGCTGAGGCTGACGCGCATCGCGGCAGTGTAGCCTTCAGACGCCACGCGCGTTGGGGTCCCAGATGAGCTTGTGGAGCTGGGACTGGAGGCGGACGGGCAGGTGGTCTTCGAGGATCCACGCGGCGAGGTCGGCGATCGCGAGCCCGGGCGTGCCGGCGATCTCCAGACCGGGTTTCATCGCGGCGACGGGGCTCATCAGGATGGCGTGGACGCGCTCGACCAGGCGGTGGTCGCGGATCATGGTGCGTGCCCATTCGTAGTCGGCGCGGCTGGTAAGGACGAACTTGATCTCGTCGCGTTCGTTGAGGTGGTCGAGGTTGGCGAGAAGATTGCGGTCGCACTCGCCCGAGCCGGGCGTCTTGAGGTCCATGATGCGGATGATGCGCGGGTCGAGCTTGTCGATGGGCGAAGCGCCGGAGGTCTCGACGAGGACGGTCTTGCCGAGGTCGGCGAGCATCGTCATCAGCGTGTTGGCGTGAGGCTGGAGCAGCGGTTCTCCGCCGGTCAACTCGACGAGGTCCCAGGGGCCCCCGGCGACCGCGTTGGCGCGTTCGATGATGGCGTCGAGACTCATGCGGCCGCCCTCGTGGAAGGCGTATTCGGTATCGCAGTAGCTGCAGCGGAGGTGGCAGCCGGTGAGCCGGATGAACAGGCAGGGCAGGCCGGCGCGGGTCGACTCGCCCTGGATCGACCAGAAGACCTCGTTGACCCTCAGCGTCGGAGGCTTGCTCATCGCGTGCCCCCTGCGTCCGATGAAGCCCGCGATCGGCAGCCGTCGAGGATCGTCAGGATGCCCTCGTGGCCGACGGCTTCGAGCAACTGAGCGACCGTCCGGTGCAGGACGGGGTGGACCCGATCGGGGGCGAGCTCGGCGAGGGGCGCGAGCACGAAGGGCCGCTCGTGCAGACGCGGGTGGGGAAGGGTCAGGTCGTCGTCATCGACGATGAGGTCGTCATGGATCAGCAGGTCGACGTCGAGGGTGCGTGCTTCCCAGGTGCCCGGCGGCGTGGGGGTACGGTGGGCAGCGGCTTCGAGCCGTTTGGCCTCGGAGAGGGCGTCGCGGGGCGTGAGGTCGGTCGTGAGTTCGAGCACCTGATTGAGATAGGGGCCCTGACCGGGCGGGCCGACGGGCGCGGTCTCGTAGACGCGGCTGGCTCGGCGGAGTGTGGTGACGGGCCAGCGCGCGACGGTGTCGCGGGCGAGGTTCAGGTAGGCGATGCGGTCGCCAAGGTTGGACCCGAGGGCGAGGTAGAGCGTGGACATGCACGGAGTTTAGGGGAGTGGCAGGCTGAGGCGTAGTGCGCACGAGAAAGGGCTGAGGTTGGCCCTCAGCCCTTGGCGTGGGTGTCGTGGTGGTGCGAGTTGGGTCAGACGCGTCGTCTGCGTGTGAGCAGAGGCAGCGTCAGGGCGACGAGGCCCAGAGGTGTTGGGGCGGGTACAGGCCGTGTCGACACGTAGCCGAAGTTGGATGCGAGGATCGAGAGGTCGAGCAGGTCGACGTTGTCGTCGAGGTTGAAGTTCCCGTGACTCCATCCGTTGCGCAGCAGCGGGTACTCGGCAAGGATGATCTCGACGTCAAGATCGTCGTAGACGCCGTCGCTGTTGAGGTCCTGCCCGATGAGATCCGTCGGCAGCGTTCCGAAATACCGCGCGAGCATCGACAGGTCCGCGACGTCGACGCGGCCGTCGAGGTTCATATCCCCCGGTCGGGTGTCGTAGTAGATATCGAGAATGGCGAGCACGTCATCAAGGTCGACAGCTCCGTCTGTATCAAACTCGTCGAGCTGGTGTCTCTCCGTCCACTGATCGTGGGTCGCCACCTTCAGGATGACGTCGATATCGAGCTGATCAACAACGCCGTCGCCGTTGAAATCAGCGCTGTTGAAATCGCCCTCGCGGCTCAGATTGAACAGATAGTGGCCGATCTCATCGTGATCGCCCGCGAGCGTGTTGTCACCCCGGCCGGTCACCACCAGCGTGACGACGCCATCGTCGGGGACCGTGATCACCATATCGGCGAGGTTGCGTTCGGAGTGAGGCGTGTCCCATTCGATGAGGTTCTGAGACGAGTCGAAGAGCGATACGAACACATCCAGGGGATCAGGGGTGTCTCGATCTGTGGTGTGCAGCCCGAGAGGCCGGACGCTGACGCGGATCTCCTCGCCCGGAGTGAGGTCGTCCCACGTGTAGACATCGACGTCGCCTGAGACGGTCTGGGTCACCATGCTCGCGGCGGCGTTGACGTCGGACTCGTCCATAAAGAGATTCAGAAAGGCGGGATAGTCGTTGTCCGGCAGAGAAACAGGCTGACCGTTGGGATCGAAACCGATGACACCATCGAACGCCGGCGAGGGGTCATTGTCCGTTCCATCCGGAGCTACGCTCAGCGTAAAGCGCATGCGTCCATCGGCATCGACCTGACCGTGCATCCCGGACGCGATGAGCGACCCGAGGCTGAGATACTCGGTGGCGGGCACGAAACTGTTCTGCCCGGTCAGCGGGTCGTGGTCGGACCGCCCGAGGGTAAAGAGATTGCTCTGCGGCGAGGGCCGGTGATCGGGGCCGGGCAGTGGCTCTGTGAGTTGCGGCGGCATCGGATCGGCGACCGTGTCGCGAATGTCCTGCAGGATGGCAACAAAGTCACGACCGGGTCGCAGGGCTGTTCCGAGGTCGTTGGGGTGCGATTCGACCGTCCAGACTTCGCCGAACTGCGCGAGGAGACGGTTCTCCGGAATCTCGGAATCGAAGATGTTGGTCAGGAGCTGTGTCGCGCTGGTGGTGTTGAAGGTGTGAAACAGGCGGTAGGCCTGAAGGTTGTCGCGCTGCTGATCGACCTCCAGAACATCGAGCGAAGCGAATCCGGCATCGCTCGTCATCCGCGTCGAGGTCTCGAACGTGTCGTTGAGACGAAAATCATCCACGGGCAGCCGTTCGGCCTGCAGGCCAGACGCGGAACCGGTGGAGACCGCTAGGGCCGCGGCGATGATCCGGCCGGCGGCGCAGGATCCCCGATCGTGTGTGTCGTTCGTCGATGTCATGGAAACGCTCCAGAAAGGTTGTCGGTTACCGTAAATCCATCGGACCGACAGCAATCGTTTCGGCATATATTCCACTTGATTGATGAACGATCGGGCCGTTCGCTCACCCGCCTCACTGGTTATCCGCTTTCCGCTAGGTTATACGTGTCCGGGATGGTTCTTTCACGACACGAGGCACAACGAGCAGTATGGACGCGGAACGCCTGATTCCCGAGTTGCCGGCGGAGGGGCATCGCCTGCGGGTCGTGATCGACAGCGACGTGGCAAATGAGATCGACGACCTCTACGCGATCGCGCTGGCACTGCGATCGCCCGAGCGGTTCCGCATCGAGGGCCTGATCGCGACGCATTTTGCGGCGGCGGAGCACGCGGGTTCGGACAGCACCGAACGCTCGTACGCGTTAATGATGGACCTGCTCGCGGCGGCGGGGGAATCCGAGCGTTACGCCTGCGCGAGGGGCGGACACCCCTTCTCCTATCCGCAGGAGCCGCCGGCCAGTGAGGGCGCTGACCTGATCATCGACCGTGCCCGGCGTGCCAGCCCCTCGGACCCGCTATGGGTGGTGGTGCTCGGTGCCGCGACCAATGTGGCGGGCGCGATCCTCCGTGACCCCACCATCTGCCCGAGCTTGCGCGTGGTCTTCCACGCCCGCTGCCCCGAGTTGTGGCCGGAGCGAACCCGGCAGTTCAATGTCTGTGGCGACGTGATCGCGGCCCGTCACCTGCTGGCCTCGGAGGTTCCGCTGGTCTGGTTCGACACCGGCACCGAACTCACCCAGTCGCTCGCGGAGAGCGCATCGCGGCTTCGTCCGATCGACAGCATGGGCGCCTTCATCCACGACTACCGGTGCGGGCTGGGGGCCTGGGCTCGCAGGGATGACAAGGGCATTTTCGATCTCGCCGACGTGGCGTGGATGATCGACCCTTCGCTCTGCCGCGGCGAGGTGGTCCCCGCGCCCAAGCTGCTGCGCGGCCTGGAGTTCGACTGGGGTCAGACGCACGGCTCGATGCTCCGGGTGACGCAGATCGACACCGGCCCGACGTGGGATCTGTTCTATCGTCAGCTCTGCCGGGATCGGGTGTCGTGATGTGGTGGAACGGCTTGCTGCTGGGGCTGGGGGTCTACGCCTGCTCCACCGCCGTCATCCTGATCAAGGCGAGCGAGATGCACGCGCTGTGGCTGTCGGCCGGACGCTTGTTGCTCGCGGCGCTGTTCCTGCTTCCGCTCTGGTGGTCCGAGCGGGCGGCGCGGGCGGAACCGGGGCGCTCGCCGGCCTTCTGGCGAACGTCGATGCTGCCCGGGCTTTTTCTGGCGATTCACTTCATCACGTGGATCATCGGTGCCCGACTCACCCCCGCGGCGAACTCGACACTCATCGTGAATCTCGTCCCGCTGGTCAGCCCGTTGCTTCTGCTCGCGCTGGTCGGCGAGCGTGTTACCTGGCGCGAGACCCTGGGCACGGTGCTGGCGCTCGGCGGCGTCGTCTTCATGGTCTGGGACGACTTCGGGGTGAGCGGGGACCACTTCCTCGGCGACCTGAGCTGTTTCTTCTCGATGATCATGCTCGCCGCCTACCTGGTGCTTGGCCGCAAGTATCGTGAGGCCATCGGCCTCTGGTCGTACGTCGTGCCGCTGTATGGTTTTGCCGGCCTGATCTGCCTGGGGGTGGCCGTGGTCGCGCGTGCGGAGTTGCCCGTGCTGACGCTCCGTGAGGCGGCCCTGCTGCTGGGGCTGGCGGTGGTGCCAACGATCGTGGGGCATTCACTGCTGAATGTTGCCATGCGTCGGATGCGCGGGCAGATCGTCTCGATCGCCAACACAGGCCAGTGCTTCTTCGCGGGCGTGATGGCGTGGGTGCTCTTTGGCGAGGTGCCCACCGTCGCGCTCTACGTGGCCGCCGGCTGCGTCCTGACGGGCATCCTGATCTCGATCGCGTGGAGCGGGTCCAGGAACGCCCGGGCGTGATCGCTCGGCGCAACGCACGACGGGGTCACGAGATCCTCGCTGATTGCTGATTCCGCGGGCCTTGGCCTACGATGGGACTTAGGAAGACGTTGTATGAGCATGACCAAGACCCAAGGCGAGGCGTCGCTCGACGTGGCGGCGGCGAATGACCATCTGGAAGCCCTTGACGCACAAGAGGTTGTGCGCTGGGCGCACGAGACCTTCGGCGAAGGGCTGATCCTGAGCTCCAGTTTCGGGGCGCAGTCGGCGGTGATGCTGCACCTGGTGACGCGGGTGGTACCCGGGATCCCGGTGGTCTGGATCGACACGGGGTACCTGTTTCCAGAGACCTACAAGTTTGCTGCGGCACTCGAGGAGCGGCTGGGGCTGAACCTGCGGGTCTATCAGCCCGAGGTGACCCCTGCGCGGTTCGAGGCGCTGCACGGCCGGGTGTGGGAGTCGGGTGGCGAGGGCCTCGACGCCTACCACCGGGTCTTCAAGGTGGAGCCGATGCAGCGGGCGCTGCGCGAACTGGGGGCGACGGCGTGGTTCGCCGGCCTGCGTGCCGAGCAGTCGGCGTCGCGGTCGTCGTTGGGGACGCTTGGCGAACAGGACGGGGTCTACAAGGTGCACCCGATTCTCAAGTGGAGCACCCGGCAGGTGCACGCCTATCTCAAGGAGCACGATCTGCCCTACCACCCGCTGGTGGACCAGGGGTACGCGTCGATCGGCGACGTTCACTCGACACGGCCGATCACGGCGGGCGAGGACGAGCGTGCCGGCCGGTTCGGCGGGCTCAAGCAGGAGTGCGGGATCCACCTGCCGAGCAGCGCAGAAGAATCGGCGTCGCGCGACGCATCGGGCCTGTAAGGGTTTCAGGCCGCTTTGCTGGCGGGCTTGTTGCTCGCGCCGGGGTGGGGGATCGGCGCGGGCGGCGGGCGCAGACGCTTATAGAGACTGCGGATCAGGCCAAGCGCGGGCTGCTCGACGAGATACGTGACCGCTGTGGCCAGCACAAGGCAGGCGGCGATGGGCACGAGGTAGATCAGCGGTTCGGGGGCGCCGAGGGCGTGGAGTCGGATCAGGATCGCTTTGCCGACGAAGTGGTGGGTGATGTAGAGGCTGTAGGAGACGGCGCCCAGCCAGAGCAGGACCGGGTTTGCGAGAAGGGTCAGGCGGCCCGAGACCATGAGCCCGAAGGCGGTGGCGATGGCCGTGTCGATGAGCAGCGCGTTGAGGTTCATGCCGCTGTAGGCGCTGAAGTAGCGTGCGAGAAGCGCCGCGGCGATCAGGGCGTAGAAGCGCGGGCCGGCGGCGATCTGGCCGGCGTAGAGCCGGAAGTAGAGGATGCCGATGTAGAACAGCGGCATGAAGTCGAGGATGAGCGAGCGCTGCCAGAAGCCGTCGAGGTGGGGCAGGCCGTTGCGGAGGGCGACGCCCTGGTAGACCCCGGCGAGCAGCCAGGGGATGGCGACGAGGTCGACGCGTGGGAAGAGGCCGAGGCGCCAGACGATGAGGGCCCAGAGGTAGAAGACGGACTCGATGGTCAGCGTCCAGTAGACGGGGTCGAGGTAGGGCTTGTGGACCCACCACTGGCACATGGTGAGGTTCCAGAAGACGTTGGTGAGGCCGCCTTCGATCGGGGTGTTGAGGGCGTAAGTCAGGGTGAGGGCGGAGATAACAACCGCGACCCAGTAGGCGGGGAAGAGGCGTGAAGCGCGGGAGACGATGAAGTCGACCGCGGTGTTGGAGCGGAGCAGGGAGTAGCTGATGACGAACCCGGAGATGACGAAGAAGAGTCGGACGCAGGTGTTGGCGAAGAGGACCGAGCCCTGCATGGCGTGGGCGATGGCGGAGGTCCAGGGGAGGTCGGGTCCGGCGGTGACGGCGTAGTAGGCGTTGAAGTGCGCGAGCATGACGCCCAGGGCGGCGAGTCCCCGGAAGGCGTCGAGTTCGGTGACACGCCGTTTTCTGGCCGATTCCATGCCCGGTTTATCGACTATGGGGAGGAGTGGGGAGAAAGGGTGAAGAGTGGGGCGTTGTGTATCGGACGCAGAGCGTGCGTGATCAGGGCCTCAGGGCGGTCTCGATGCGGTCGCGGGCGGCGGCGAGGTGGTCGTGGGTGAGCGCGGGCGTGCCCTCGGGCGGGGTTTCGTCGTCGGGGTGGAGGGGGACCCAGGAGCGGCAGCCGCGGTACTCGGGTCGGTTGTCGACGGTGACGGGCTGCGGGAGTCGGGTGACGTTGAGGAGTACGGCGTAGACGGGGCGGTCGGGCTTGTAGTCGAAGCGCATGTCGATCTGGGGGGTGTCCCAGGCGAGCAGGTCGCGGAGGGGTTCGAGGCGGTCGCGGTCGGGCGCGATCCAGATCGCCTCGGCGGCGGCCCAGGCGGTGAGGGTGACGCGGTCGGGTTCGGTGGTGTCGGTGATGAGGTGGCGGAACTCGGGCCGGATGCCTTCGGGCTTCTGGTGTTCGTAGGCGGGGTAGAGGAGGAAGCGCGGGTGTTCGAGTTCGAAGACCCCCGGGCCGGAGGGCTCGTGGATGCCGCCCTTGCGGAGGGTGAGGCAGACCTCGCCTTGGGCGAGGAGGTTGGTGACGGCGTGCCAGTCCTTGAGGGCGTGGGTGAGCATGAGGGGGAGGATAGCGGCGTCCGCGAGGTCAGGAGCGGCGTCTGGGCCAGACGCGGGCGTAGGCGTGGGCGACGACGGGGATGAGGAGAAGGATGGCGATGGTGAGGAGGATCATGCGGAGGAGCAAGGCGTCGATGGCCTCGCGGATGATTTCGGCGGACCGGGTGACGGTGGTTTCGGTGATGCGGTCGACGCCTTCGAGGATGAAGGCGCGTTCGGCCTGGACGTAGTCCTCGACGCGGTCGAGGGTGTCGATGCGCTGCCTGGAGATGTCTTCGAGGATCATCTGTCGTTCGAGGGCGAGCGCGACGATGACTTCGTCGCGTTCCCGGGAGATGTGTTCGAGGATGAGGCTGGTTTCGGTGTTGAGGGCTTCGAGAACGATGTCGCGTTCCTGGCCGACGGCTTCGAAGATGAGGGCGCGTTGCTCGGCGAGGAGTTCGGGGGCGTCTTCGACGATGGCCATGGTTGCGGCGACAGAGTCGATGAGTTGGGTGGTGCTTTGGCCCAGGGATTCGAGGTCCATCTGGCGGGTGAGGTCATCGAGTATGAGTTGTGTTTCCCAGCGGACCTGCTTGTGGGCGTTGTTGAGGGTGTTGCGTGTCTGGTTGGAGAGGAGGTCGACCTGTTCTTCGAGGGACTGGATGCGGTCGACGGCGTTGCCGCCTGCGATGGTGAGGTGAGCGAATTGTGCGACGGGGGAGGTGCGCGCAAAGCCGAGGTCGGTGATGGGGTTCTGTTCGGCGAAGGTTGCGATGTAGTCCTGTTCCCAGCGGTCGAAGGCCTGCTGGTCGGGGGTGATGTCGGTCCAGATGCGTTGGATGTCGTCGAGGATCTGATCGGCGGCGTCGATGGCGATCTGCTGGTGTTCGCCAAAGGCGTTGGCGGCGGGGCCGGTGGTGACGAGTGTTTTCATCTGGAGGGCGA
Coding sequences within:
- the queD gene encoding 6-carboxytetrahydropterin synthase QueD → MRVSLSKTIDFESAHWLPSFPEGHKCRRMHGHSFKVDVVIEGEVDPALGYLRDFGEIKALLDPIKHELDHRVLNDIDGLENPTAEMLAKWVWDRLADDLPELSVVRVRETCTSEAEYRGL
- a CDS encoding radical SAM protein, which gives rise to MSKPPTLRVNEVFWSIQGESTRAGLPCLFIRLTGCHLRCSYCDTEYAFHEGGRMSLDAIIERANAVAGGPWDLVELTGGEPLLQPHANTLMTMLADLGKTVLVETSGASPIDKLDPRIIRIMDLKTPGSGECDRNLLANLDHLNERDEIKFVLTSRADYEWARTMIRDHRLVERVHAILMSPVAAMKPGLEIAGTPGLAIADLAAWILEDHLPVRLQSQLHKLIWDPNARGV
- the folK gene encoding 2-amino-4-hydroxy-6-hydroxymethyldihydropteridine diphosphokinase codes for the protein MSTLYLALGSNLGDRIAYLNLARDTVARWPVTTLRRASRVYETAPVGPPGQGPYLNQVLELTTDLTPRDALSEAKRLEAAAHRTPTPPGTWEARTLDVDLLIHDDLIVDDDDLTLPHPRLHERPFVLAPLAELAPDRVHPVLHRTVAQLLEAVGHEGILTILDGCRSRASSDAGGTR
- a CDS encoding dockerin type I domain-containing protein, producing the protein MTSTNDTHDRGSCAAGRIIAAALAVSTGSASGLQAERLPVDDFRLNDTFETSTRMTSDAGFASLDVLEVDQQRDNLQAYRLFHTFNTTSATQLLTNIFDSEIPENRLLAQFGEVWTVESHPNDLGTALRPGRDFVAILQDIRDTVADPMPPQLTEPLPGPDHRPSPQSNLFTLGRSDHDPLTGQNSFVPATEYLSLGSLIASGMHGQVDADGRMRFTLSVAPDGTDNDPSPAFDGVIGFDPNGQPVSLPDNDYPAFLNLFMDESDVNAAASMVTQTVSGDVDVYTWDDLTPGEEIRVSVRPLGLHTTDRDTPDPLDVFVSLFDSSQNLIEWDTPHSERNLADMVITVPDDGVVTLVVTGRGDNTLAGDHDEIGHYLFNLSREGDFNSADFNGDGVVDQLDIDVILKVATHDQWTERHQLDEFDTDGAVDLDDVLAILDIYYDTRPGDMNLDGRVDVADLSMLARYFGTLPTDLIGQDLNSDGVYDDLDVEIILAEYPLLRNGWSHGNFNLDDNVDLLDLSILASNFGYVSTRPVPAPTPLGLVALTLPLLTRRRRV
- a CDS encoding nucleoside hydrolase, with the protein product MDAERLIPELPAEGHRLRVVIDSDVANEIDDLYAIALALRSPERFRIEGLIATHFAAAEHAGSDSTERSYALMMDLLAAAGESERYACARGGHPFSYPQEPPASEGADLIIDRARRASPSDPLWVVVLGAATNVAGAILRDPTICPSLRVVFHARCPELWPERTRQFNVCGDVIAARHLLASEVPLVWFDTGTELTQSLAESASRLRPIDSMGAFIHDYRCGLGAWARRDDKGIFDLADVAWMIDPSLCRGEVVPAPKLLRGLEFDWGQTHGSMLRVTQIDTGPTWDLFYRQLCRDRVS
- a CDS encoding DMT family transporter; the protein is MWWNGLLLGLGVYACSTAVILIKASEMHALWLSAGRLLLAALFLLPLWWSERAARAEPGRSPAFWRTSMLPGLFLAIHFITWIIGARLTPAANSTLIVNLVPLVSPLLLLALVGERVTWRETLGTVLALGGVVFMVWDDFGVSGDHFLGDLSCFFSMIMLAAYLVLGRKYREAIGLWSYVVPLYGFAGLICLGVAVVARAELPVLTLREAALLLGLAVVPTIVGHSLLNVAMRRMRGQIVSIANTGQCFFAGVMAWVLFGEVPTVALYVAAGCVLTGILISIAWSGSRNARA
- a CDS encoding phosphoadenylyl-sulfate reductase; translated protein: MSMTKTQGEASLDVAAANDHLEALDAQEVVRWAHETFGEGLILSSSFGAQSAVMLHLVTRVVPGIPVVWIDTGYLFPETYKFAAALEERLGLNLRVYQPEVTPARFEALHGRVWESGGEGLDAYHRVFKVEPMQRALRELGATAWFAGLRAEQSASRSSLGTLGEQDGVYKVHPILKWSTRQVHAYLKEHDLPYHPLVDQGYASIGDVHSTRPITAGEDERAGRFGGLKQECGIHLPSSAEESASRDASGL
- a CDS encoding acyltransferase family protein encodes the protein MESARKRRVTELDAFRGLAALGVMLAHFNAYYAVTAGPDLPWTSAIAHAMQGSVLFANTCVRLFFVISGFVISYSLLRSNTAVDFIVSRASRLFPAYWVAVVISALTLTYALNTPIEGGLTNVFWNLTMCQWWVHKPYLDPVYWTLTIESVFYLWALIVWRLGLFPRVDLVAIPWLLAGVYQGVALRNGLPHLDGFWQRSLILDFMPLFYIGILYFRLYAGQIAAGPRFYALIAAALLARYFSAYSGMNLNALLIDTAIATAFGLMVSGRLTLLANPVLLWLGAVSYSLYITHHFVGKAILIRLHALGAPEPLIYLVPIAACLVLATAVTYLVEQPALGLIRSLYKRLRPPPAPIPHPGASNKPASKAA
- a CDS encoding DUF1802 family protein, whose amino-acid sequence is MLTHALKDWHAVTNLLAQGEVCLTLRKGGIHEPSGPGVFELEHPRFLLYPAYEHQKPEGIRPEFRHLITDTTEPDRVTLTAWAAAEAIWIAPDRDRLEPLRDLLAWDTPQIDMRFDYKPDRPVYAVLLNVTRLPQPVTVDNRPEYRGCRSWVPLHPDDETPPEGTPALTHDHLAAARDRIETALRP